From the genome of Monomorium pharaonis isolate MP-MQ-018 chromosome 2, ASM1337386v2, whole genome shotgun sequence, one region includes:
- the LOC118644292 gene encoding uncharacterized protein LOC118644292 has protein sequence MTDILNIGDEPIFDDRIVKIEIHTYNPFANITFGHSDEIRIPIHQQDLYTLPFESFLYIEGKVTINKPAEGFSVVLGNNCVAFMFDEIRYELDGVEIDRNRNVGITSTLKNYATVSSDKNVILRNAGWISGWDLNGYFNFCVPLNILLGFCEDYRRVVINARHELILIRARNDNNSLMRSSELEPTIDIFKIQWRMPHVLLNEIHKLSMLRTLESGRYLSMAFCSWDLYEFPLLQQTTKHS, from the coding sequence ATGACTGACATTCTAAACATCGGAGACGAGCCGATCTTCGATGATCGCATCGTCAAGATCGAGATTCATACGTACAATCCGTTTGCCAACATAACGTTCGGGCACAGCGACGAGATACGAATACCCATACACCAACAGGATCTGTACACATTGCCGTTCGAAAGTTTTCTATACATCGAGGGAAAAGTGACAATAAACAAACCAGCCGAGGGATTTTCGGTGGTACTGGGAAATAATTGTGTCGCGTTCATGTTCGATGAGATTCGATACGAACTCGACGGTGTAgaaattgatcgcaacagaaatgttggaataaccagcacACTGAAAAACTATGCAACGGTGTCGTCAGACAAAAACGTGATTCTGAGGAACGCCGGATGGATTTCGGGTTGGGACCTGAatggatactttaatttttgcgtacCACTCAACATATTGTTGGGGTTTTGCGAGGATTACAGACGCGTGGTGATCAACGCTCGTCacgagttaattttaatacgcgcgcgtaaTGATAACAACAGTCTGATGAGAAGTTCAGAGTTGGAACCCACGATTGATATATTCAAGATACAATGGCGCATGCCTCACGTACTGCTGAACGAGATACATAAGTTGTCGATGCTGCGTACTCTGGAGAGCGGACGGTACCTGAGCATGGCTTTTTGTTCGTGGGATCTGTACGAGTTTCCACTATTGCAGCAAACAACTAAGCATTCGTGA